Proteins encoded together in one Pseudomonas sp. Seg1 window:
- a CDS encoding (2Fe-2S)-binding protein — translation MHCLERTFDIQPLAQADMTVHINGQPVTAAIGETVLSVIQSLGVRQIARNDHDQISGAYCGMGVCQCCLVKINGRHKRRACQTVVRDGMHIETQVNRIAGQEVV, via the coding sequence ATGCACTGCCTAGAAAGAACCTTCGATATCCAGCCGTTGGCGCAGGCGGATATGACTGTCCATATCAACGGTCAACCGGTCACCGCCGCCATTGGCGAAACCGTCCTCAGCGTGATTCAGTCCCTCGGCGTGCGCCAGATCGCCCGCAACGACCATGACCAGATCAGCGGCGCCTACTGCGGCATGGGCGTGTGCCAGTGCTGCCTGGTGAAAATCAACGGCCGGCACAAACGCCGCGCCTGCCAGACCGTGGTGCGCGACGGCATGCACATCGAAACCCAGGTCAACCGCATCGCCGGGCAGGAGGTCGTATGA
- a CDS encoding response regulator transcription factor: MTRILTIEDDAVTAREIVAELSSHGLDVDWVDNGREGLDRAVSGNYDLITLDRMLPELDGLAIVTTLRTMGVATPILMISALSDVDERVRGLRAGGDDYLTKPFATDEMAARVEVLLRRQNSGATQATTLQVADLQLDLISHEARRAEQVLTLLPTEYKLLEFLMRNSGQILSRMMIFEEVWGYHFDPGTNLIDVHIGRLRKKIDAAGNVPLIRTVRGSGYVIAEPV; encoded by the coding sequence ATGACGCGTATTTTGACCATCGAAGACGACGCCGTGACCGCCCGGGAAATCGTCGCCGAACTGAGCAGCCACGGCCTCGACGTGGATTGGGTCGACAATGGCCGCGAAGGCCTCGACCGTGCCGTGAGCGGCAATTACGACCTGATCACCCTAGACCGCATGTTGCCGGAGCTGGATGGTCTGGCCATCGTCACCACGCTGCGCACCATGGGCGTGGCTACGCCGATCCTGATGATCAGCGCCCTTTCCGATGTCGATGAGCGCGTACGCGGCTTGCGCGCAGGCGGCGATGACTACCTGACCAAACCGTTTGCCACCGACGAGATGGCCGCACGGGTCGAAGTGTTGCTGCGCCGGCAGAACAGCGGCGCCACCCAGGCCACCACGTTGCAGGTGGCGGATCTGCAGCTGGACTTGATCAGCCATGAAGCACGCCGCGCCGAACAGGTGCTGACGCTGCTGCCGACCGAGTACAAACTGCTGGAATTCCTCATGCGCAACAGCGGCCAGATCCTCTCGCGGATGATGATTTTCGAAGAGGTCTGGGGCTATCACTTCGACCCTGGCACCAATCTGATAGACGTACACATCGGGCGTCTGCGCAAGAAAATCGACGCAGCAGGCAACGTGCCGCTGATTCGCACGGTACGGGGCTCGGGTTATGTCATTGCCGAACCCGTCTGA
- a CDS encoding HAMP domain-containing sensor histidine kinase, producing MSLPNPSDGWRSSSSRLLALYSSLFVAWSAILMGVMYYEVSGYLDNLAKHSLMQRQHLFSHFRGEQLEEALAASMTFDIRGIDAYGLFDAEGVYLGGALQQIPDGLPLDGKIHMLADCANSDDPTLPNDSCDAVATQTRDGRWLVLLRDNGSLFAVTRIILHALFWGVSLTILPGIAGWHLLRRRPLRRIRAIQASAQSIVAGDLTHRLPLSNRRDELDMLAAIVNAMLERIERLMNEVKGVCDNIAHDLRTPLTRLRAQLYRMQQQAGEGSQEAAQLDLVLAEADTLMARFRGLLRISELEDRQRRSGFVELDPVLLLQELHEFYLPLAEEGELRFELNMPETLPPLNGDRALLFEALANLLSNSIKFTPPGGTVILRGVNDAGHTRIEVHDSGPGIPESEREAVFQRFYRAEGGQPHSGFGLGLSIVAAIVSLHGFTLEVNSSDLGGAKLVLDCRQSLISQS from the coding sequence ATGTCATTGCCGAACCCGTCTGACGGTTGGCGTTCCTCCAGCAGCCGTTTGCTGGCGCTGTACAGTTCGTTGTTTGTGGCCTGGAGCGCGATCCTCATGGGGGTCATGTATTACGAGGTCTCCGGCTACCTCGATAACCTCGCCAAGCATTCGCTGATGCAACGTCAGCATCTGTTTTCGCACTTTCGTGGCGAGCAACTGGAAGAAGCCCTCGCCGCGAGCATGACCTTCGACATTCGCGGCATCGACGCCTATGGCCTGTTCGATGCCGAGGGCGTTTACCTCGGCGGCGCACTCCAGCAGATCCCCGACGGCCTGCCGCTGGACGGCAAGATTCACATGCTCGCCGACTGCGCCAACTCCGATGACCCGACCTTGCCCAATGACAGCTGCGACGCCGTCGCCACGCAGACCCGCGATGGGCGCTGGCTGGTGTTGCTGCGTGACAACGGTTCACTGTTCGCGGTGACGCGAATCATTTTGCATGCGTTGTTCTGGGGAGTGTCGCTGACGATTCTGCCAGGCATTGCCGGTTGGCATTTGCTACGGCGCCGGCCGTTGCGGCGCATCCGCGCGATTCAGGCGAGCGCGCAGTCGATTGTCGCCGGCGACCTGACTCACCGGTTGCCGCTGTCCAATCGCCGCGATGAACTGGACATGCTCGCCGCCATCGTCAACGCCATGCTCGAGCGCATCGAGCGTTTGATGAATGAAGTCAAAGGCGTGTGCGACAACATCGCCCATGACTTGCGCACACCGCTGACCCGTCTGCGTGCGCAGCTGTATCGCATGCAGCAGCAGGCGGGCGAAGGCTCGCAGGAGGCGGCGCAACTGGATCTGGTGCTGGCCGAGGCGGATACGCTGATGGCGCGGTTTCGCGGCTTGTTGCGGATTTCCGAGCTGGAGGATCGCCAGCGTCGCTCGGGGTTTGTCGAGCTTGATCCGGTGTTGTTGCTACAGGAATTGCACGAGTTTTACCTGCCGCTGGCCGAGGAAGGCGAGCTGCGTTTCGAGTTGAACATGCCGGAGACATTGCCGCCGCTCAATGGCGATCGGGCATTGCTGTTTGAAGCGCTGGCGAATCTGCTGAGCAACTCGATCAAATTCACCCCACCCGGCGGCACGGTGATCTTGCGCGGGGTGAATGACGCCGGGCATACGCGGATTGAAGTGCACGACTCCGGGCCGGGCATTCCGGAATCCGAACGTGAAGCGGTGTTTCAGCGTTTCTATCGGGCCGAGGGCGGACAGCCGCACAGCGGCTTTGGCCTGGGGTTGTCGATTGTCGCGGCGATTGTCAGCCTGCACGGCTTTACGCTTGAAGTGAACAGCAGTGACCTGGGTGGGGCGAAACTTGTGCTGGATTGTCGGCAGAGTTTGATCTCGCAATCTTGA
- a CDS encoding SRPBCC family protein, giving the protein MATASATIDIPASADQVWQLIGGFNTLPDWLPFIPHSELSDGGRVRTLQTADGGVVIERLQAFDNAAKSYSYSIEQAPFPATDYLATIKVEAQGQGARVTWSGRFTANGVSDEEVVALFNGIYQGGLEALRANYPA; this is encoded by the coding sequence ATGGCAACTGCATCCGCAACTATCGACATTCCGGCATCGGCCGATCAGGTCTGGCAATTGATCGGCGGCTTCAACACGCTGCCGGACTGGCTGCCGTTCATACCCCACAGCGAGTTGAGTGACGGCGGCCGCGTGCGTACTTTGCAAACCGCCGATGGCGGCGTGGTGATCGAGCGCCTGCAAGCGTTCGACAACGCAGCGAAGAGCTACAGCTATTCGATTGAACAGGCACCGTTTCCGGCCACTGACTATCTGGCCACGATCAAGGTTGAAGCCCAGGGGCAGGGCGCACGCGTAACGTGGTCAGGACGCTTCACGGCCAACGGCGTGAGCGATGAAGAAGTGGTGGCGTTGTTCAACGGCATCTACCAGGGCGGCCTCGAAGCACTGCGCGCCAATTACCCGGCTTAA
- a CDS encoding SDR family oxidoreductase → MKIDLSGKLAIVSGSTAGIGLGISQSLAESGATVVVIGRDTAKVEQALASIRQKVPGAQLRGLTADLGTAEGAQTLFAAEPKADILVNNLGIYNNVDFFDAADEEWTRFYEVNVISGVRLSRHYVPAMVEQGWGRVIFLSSESGVATPADMINYGVTKSANLAVSHGLAKRLAGTGVTVNSILPGPTYTDGVEAMLKDAAAESGRSLRDEADAFVRRARPTSIIQRVADVEEVAHLVTYIASPLSSATTGAALRVDGGVVDSLTI, encoded by the coding sequence ATGAAGATTGATCTGAGTGGAAAACTGGCCATCGTCAGCGGCAGCACCGCGGGCATTGGTTTGGGCATCAGCCAGTCGCTGGCCGAATCCGGCGCCACGGTGGTGGTGATTGGCCGCGACACGGCCAAGGTCGAACAGGCACTGGCGAGCATTCGCCAGAAAGTGCCGGGCGCACAATTGCGCGGTTTGACCGCCGATCTCGGTACCGCCGAAGGCGCGCAGACGCTGTTCGCTGCCGAGCCGAAAGCCGACATCCTGGTGAACAACCTCGGCATCTACAACAACGTGGATTTCTTCGACGCAGCCGACGAGGAGTGGACGCGCTTCTATGAAGTCAATGTGATCTCCGGCGTGCGCCTGTCGCGGCATTACGTGCCGGCGATGGTCGAGCAGGGTTGGGGGCGGGTGATCTTCCTGTCTTCGGAATCGGGCGTGGCGACACCGGCCGACATGATCAACTACGGCGTGACCAAAAGCGCCAATCTGGCGGTGTCCCACGGTCTGGCCAAACGCCTGGCGGGCACCGGGGTTACGGTCAATTCGATCCTGCCGGGGCCGACCTACACCGACGGCGTCGAGGCGATGCTCAAGGACGCTGCCGCCGAGTCTGGCCGCAGCTTGCGCGACGAGGCTGACGCGTTTGTGCGCAGGGCGCGGCCGACCTCGATCATTCAGCGCGTGGCGGATGTCGAAGAGGTTGCGCACCTGGTGACCTACATTGCTTCGCCGCTGTCCTCGGCCACCACCGGCGCCGCTTTGCGCGTTGATGGCGGTGTGGTAGACAGCCTGACCATTTGA
- a CDS encoding aldo/keto reductase gives MSLKDKLPGQLGFGTAPLGNMFRAIPEDEAQATVHAAWDAGVRYFDTAPFYGSGLSEIRLGEALKQYNRDDYVLSSKVGRVILDEIEDAAARDLGEKSGVFEHGRPNKIVNDYSADATLRSIEDSLKRLQTDRLDIVWVHDIAQDFYGDQWLEYFNQARTGAFKVLTRLREEGVIKGWGLGVNKVEPCELTLDLTEAQPDGFLLAGRYTLLDHERPLQRLMESARAQNVEIVVGGPYSSGILAGGAHFEYQKASPEVIAKVGQIQRIAATFNVDVKAAALQFSLANPAVAAVIPGASKPGRIAEDVAALSATIPAGFWQAMREAKLVSERAPLPIDEVKA, from the coding sequence ATGAGTTTGAAAGACAAACTGCCCGGTCAACTGGGCTTCGGCACCGCGCCACTGGGCAACATGTTTCGCGCCATTCCCGAAGACGAAGCGCAGGCCACCGTGCATGCTGCGTGGGATGCTGGCGTGCGTTACTTCGACACCGCGCCGTTCTACGGTTCCGGCCTGTCGGAGATCCGCCTCGGTGAAGCGCTGAAACAGTACAACCGTGACGACTATGTCCTGAGCAGCAAAGTCGGCCGGGTGATTCTTGATGAAATCGAAGACGCGGCGGCTCGCGACCTCGGCGAAAAGAGCGGGGTGTTTGAACACGGCCGCCCGAACAAGATCGTCAACGACTACAGCGCCGACGCGACCCTGCGCTCGATTGAAGACAGCCTCAAGCGCCTGCAAACCGATCGCCTCGATATCGTCTGGGTGCATGACATTGCTCAGGATTTCTACGGCGATCAATGGCTGGAATACTTCAATCAGGCCCGCACCGGCGCGTTCAAAGTGCTGACTCGTCTGCGCGAGGAGGGCGTGATCAAGGGCTGGGGCCTGGGTGTCAACAAGGTCGAGCCCTGTGAACTGACGCTGGATCTGACCGAAGCACAGCCCGATGGCTTCCTGCTCGCCGGTCGCTACACGCTGCTCGACCATGAACGCCCGTTGCAACGCTTGATGGAGTCGGCACGGGCGCAAAACGTCGAAATCGTCGTCGGTGGCCCTTACAGCTCAGGGATTCTGGCCGGTGGTGCGCACTTCGAATACCAGAAGGCCAGCCCTGAAGTCATCGCCAAAGTCGGGCAGATCCAGCGCATCGCCGCTACTTTTAACGTCGATGTAAAAGCCGCCGCACTGCAATTCTCATTGGCCAACCCGGCGGTCGCCGCTGTCATTCCCGGTGCGAGCAAACCGGGCCGCATCGCCGAAGACGTCGCGGCACTGTCGGCCACCATTCCCGCCGGTTTCTGGCAGGCCATGCGGGAGGCAAAACTGGTCTCCGAACGCGCACCATTACCTATCGATGAGGTGAAAGCATGA
- a CDS encoding LysR substrate-binding domain-containing protein produces the protein MIDIRQLRYFVAVAEEEHVGRAAERLHISQSPLSRQIAQLEERLGLTLFERSQQRIRLTRDGQTFLAETRALLTHANRLESLGKRLGRGEEGGLCIGYIENAMHAGVLPNALRVLRVDRPNVHVALYNLSSAEQLEGLRQRSLDIALVSEPPTDDDPDLLGFQVLDDPMLLALPEQHPLAYAASLSPQDLADQEWIAVQPRQDASDEFVSACIRAGFTPDVRMQATEPFTALGLVASGLGIAMIQKGLSHNAPPGVVLREVPWLTFTTPLWAAWHRINLRPLVETFRKVLTDPVPRGSELDRESTAPSRIAVD, from the coding sequence ATGATCGACATCCGTCAATTGCGCTACTTCGTCGCCGTCGCCGAAGAAGAGCACGTCGGCCGTGCAGCCGAACGCCTGCATATTTCCCAGTCGCCGCTGAGCCGGCAGATCGCCCAACTGGAAGAACGCCTCGGGTTGACGCTGTTCGAACGCAGCCAACAGCGTATTCGCCTGACCCGTGATGGCCAGACGTTCCTCGCCGAAACCCGCGCCTTGCTGACTCACGCCAATCGCCTCGAATCCTTGGGCAAGCGGCTAGGCCGGGGCGAAGAAGGCGGGTTGTGCATCGGCTATATCGAAAACGCCATGCACGCCGGCGTTCTGCCCAATGCCCTGCGCGTATTGCGCGTGGACCGGCCGAATGTGCATGTCGCGCTGTACAACCTCAGTTCCGCCGAACAATTGGAGGGCCTGCGACAGCGTAGTCTCGATATCGCCCTGGTGAGCGAACCGCCGACCGATGACGATCCCGATTTGCTCGGGTTTCAAGTGCTTGATGATCCGATGCTGCTGGCGTTGCCCGAGCAGCATCCATTGGCCTACGCGGCATCGTTGAGCCCACAGGATCTGGCCGATCAGGAATGGATCGCCGTGCAGCCTCGGCAGGATGCCAGCGACGAGTTCGTCAGCGCGTGCATCCGCGCAGGCTTCACCCCGGATGTGCGCATGCAGGCGACCGAGCCGTTTACCGCGCTGGGGCTGGTGGCGTCGGGATTGGGCATCGCGATGATCCAGAAAGGCTTGAGCCATAACGCGCCGCCGGGCGTGGTCTTGCGCGAGGTGCCGTGGCTGACGTTTACCACGCCGCTGTGGGCAGCCTGGCACCGGATCAATTTGCGGCCGCTGGTGGAGACCTTCAGAAAAGTCCTCACCGACCCCGTCCCCCGTGGCAGCGAGCTTGATCGCGAAAGTACCGCGCCATCCCGCATCGCTGTCGACTGA
- a CDS encoding isoprenylcysteine carboxylmethyltransferase family protein, with product MKMSAQMTVVAVLATLAYLGLAVWGIGGVAVFFAHGSLVVVALATVAMVVASLFTDVNMSAGEREDRANRWVLPAFGVIGLLSGFLPAYCDRVDFWTFGGEGVRWLGALLFIIGGALRLWPVFVLGRRFSGLVAIQPGHRLVTDGIYQHLRNPSYLGLVVNAVGWALAFRSVLGLLLAALTLIPLIARIHSEEALLRGQFGAEYDAYCARSWRLLPGVY from the coding sequence ATGAAAATGTCTGCGCAAATGACCGTGGTGGCGGTACTCGCCACCCTCGCCTACCTCGGCCTGGCGGTCTGGGGGATCGGCGGCGTGGCGGTGTTTTTCGCCCACGGCTCGCTGGTGGTGGTCGCGCTGGCGACGGTGGCCATGGTGGTGGCGTCGCTGTTTACCGACGTCAACATGAGTGCCGGCGAGCGGGAGGACCGCGCCAATCGCTGGGTGCTGCCAGCGTTCGGCGTCATTGGTTTGCTCAGTGGCTTCTTGCCGGCGTATTGCGACCGCGTCGACTTCTGGACGTTTGGCGGCGAGGGGGTGCGCTGGCTCGGGGCTCTGCTGTTTATCATCGGCGGTGCATTGCGCTTGTGGCCGGTGTTTGTGCTGGGGCGGCGATTCAGCGGCTTGGTGGCGATTCAGCCGGGGCATCGGCTGGTCACTGACGGCATCTACCAGCACCTGCGCAATCCGAGTTATCTGGGACTGGTGGTGAATGCCGTGGGTTGGGCGCTGGCGTTTCGATCGGTGCTCGGATTGCTGCTGGCGGCGCTGACATTGATCCCGCTGATTGCCCGGATTCATTCCGAGGAAGCCTTGTTGCGCGGCCAGTTTGGCGCCGAGTACGACGCCTACTGCGCGCGGAGTTGGCGCTTGCTTCCCGGCGTTTACTAA
- a CDS encoding HAD-IA family hydrolase: protein MSAHDCVFDRAFGAFLFDMDGTVLNSIAAAERIWSAWAVRQGVDVASFLPTIHGARAIDTINRLNLPGVDAEAQAAFITEAEIGDVEGIVEIPGAAAFLNSLPVERWAMVTSAPRDLALRRMAAAGIPTPAVMITAEDVKAGKPDPAGYLLAAKRLGFEPRDCLIFEDATVGIQAAEAAGAALMIITTTHQHPLETSHATLASYAEVSVNIDNGRLQLRKN, encoded by the coding sequence TTGTCTGCTCACGATTGTGTTTTCGACCGCGCGTTCGGCGCGTTCCTGTTCGACATGGACGGCACCGTCCTCAATTCCATCGCCGCCGCCGAGCGCATCTGGTCAGCCTGGGCCGTGCGACAGGGTGTGGACGTCGCGTCGTTCTTGCCGACCATTCACGGCGCCCGAGCCATCGATACCATCAATCGGCTGAACCTGCCGGGCGTGGACGCCGAGGCGCAAGCCGCGTTTATCACCGAGGCGGAAATTGGCGATGTGGAAGGCATCGTCGAGATTCCGGGCGCGGCGGCATTTCTCAACAGTTTGCCCGTCGAACGCTGGGCCATGGTCACTTCGGCACCGCGTGATCTGGCCCTGCGCCGGATGGCCGCAGCGGGCATTCCGACGCCAGCGGTGATGATCACGGCGGAGGATGTCAAGGCCGGCAAACCTGATCCGGCCGGTTACCTCCTCGCTGCCAAGCGCCTGGGATTTGAACCCCGCGACTGCCTGATCTTCGAAGACGCCACCGTCGGCATTCAGGCCGCCGAAGCTGCCGGCGCAGCACTGATGATCATCACCACAACGCACCAGCACCCGTTGGAAACGTCCCACGCGACATTGGCCAGTTACGCTGAGGTCAGCGTCAACATCGACAACGGCCGGTTGCAACTGCGTAAGAACTGA
- a CDS encoding response regulator, whose product MCPTPTADTHLPDGLILVVEDDPLILEFLCEILQEEGFKVEPQTSADAASVYLEHHAQQVALLLTDITMPGTLNGADLANLVGDRWPEKPVMVMSGYETPETSGVKHPVVFIKKPWAIGQLLDCVASAFKPKAPRLH is encoded by the coding sequence ATGTGCCCAACACCGACGGCGGACACGCACCTTCCTGACGGATTGATTCTGGTGGTTGAGGATGATCCGTTGATTCTGGAGTTTCTCTGCGAAATTCTTCAGGAGGAAGGTTTCAAGGTCGAGCCGCAAACCAGCGCTGACGCGGCTTCGGTCTATCTCGAGCATCACGCGCAGCAAGTCGCTTTACTGCTGACCGACATCACCATGCCCGGCACCCTCAATGGCGCCGATCTGGCTAATCTGGTCGGTGATCGCTGGCCGGAAAAACCGGTGATGGTGATGTCGGGCTATGAAACGCCGGAGACGTCCGGGGTCAAGCATCCGGTGGTGTTCATCAAAAAGCCTTGGGCCATCGGCCAGTTGCTCGATTGTGTCGCCAGCGCGTTCAAGCCCAAGGCTCCGCGCCTGCACTGA
- a CDS encoding class I SAM-dependent methyltransferase, protein MNPEALATLHAHLLPALAAAPSETRRLFHGRGRCWPGLEQLTVDWLQGVVLVSLFKEPVPEQLEALKHLLVNISGSAEWQQSGAHTLLIQHRYLPQSTAEWLVGAEIDEMTIVEGGLQYRVDLGRKQNAGLFLDMRYGRNWVREQATGKRVLNLFAYTCGFSVAAIEGGASHVVNLDMSRAALSRGRDNHRLNGHDLSKVSFLGHDLFKSWGKVINSGPYDLVIIDPPSFQKGSFLLTKDYQRVLRRLPELLTADGVVLACMNDPAFGSDFLIDGVTQEAPSLRFEQRLENPPEFPDIDPQSGLKALVFQRID, encoded by the coding sequence ATGAACCCTGAAGCCCTCGCCACCCTCCACGCCCATTTGCTGCCCGCGCTCGCGGCGGCACCGAGCGAAACCCGTCGTCTGTTCCACGGGCGCGGGCGTTGCTGGCCGGGTCTGGAGCAATTGACCGTGGATTGGCTGCAAGGCGTGGTGCTGGTGTCGCTGTTCAAGGAACCGGTGCCTGAACAGCTTGAAGCCCTCAAGCATTTGTTGGTGAACATCAGCGGTTCGGCCGAGTGGCAGCAGAGCGGCGCGCATACGCTGTTGATCCAGCATCGCTATCTGCCGCAAAGCACTGCCGAATGGCTGGTCGGCGCCGAGATCGACGAAATGACCATTGTCGAGGGCGGTCTGCAATATCGCGTCGACCTGGGCCGCAAACAAAACGCGGGGCTGTTTCTCGACATGCGTTACGGGCGCAACTGGGTGCGCGAGCAAGCCACGGGCAAGCGCGTACTCAATCTGTTCGCCTACACCTGTGGCTTTTCCGTGGCGGCCATCGAAGGTGGTGCCAGTCATGTGGTCAACCTGGACATGTCCCGCGCAGCCTTGAGCCGCGGCCGCGACAACCATCGGCTGAACGGGCATGACCTGAGCAAGGTCAGCTTCCTCGGCCACGACCTGTTCAAGTCCTGGGGCAAGGTGATCAACAGCGGCCCGTATGACCTGGTGATCATCGATCCGCCGTCGTTCCAGAAAGGCAGTTTCCTGCTGACCAAGGACTACCAGCGGGTGCTGCGCCGTTTGCCGGAACTGCTGACGGCTGACGGCGTGGTGCTGGCGTGCATGAATGACCCGGCGTTCGGTTCGGACTTTTTGATTGACGGGGTGACGCAGGAGGCGCCGAGTTTGCGCTTTGAGCAGCGCCTGGAAAATCCGCCGGAGTTTCCCGATATCGATCCGCAAAGCGGCCTAAAAGCCTTGGTTTTCCAACGCATCGATTGA
- a CDS encoding helix-turn-helix transcriptional regulator has protein sequence MDALLQELPVHQSLARVFAAVGQDGFWRALVDTLRLLVPLDNALVALMKPGQAPQLLIDFDSKGRADEQEELADYTAGMYLLDPFYQAASTGINDGLHSLASVAPDQFLHSEYYQSYFRSVVGEDELQFMINVEGGVLGLSLGRSTTFESAEQGRLLCVRDWVLAAMRRHVQLLPPQGPVAEAVAGDLATLLDRFDVRLTVREVDTARLILQGFSSKAMAQQMGISPETVKVHRRNLYHKLNVNGHGELFALVLRPL, from the coding sequence GTGGACGCGTTGTTGCAGGAATTGCCAGTGCATCAAAGTCTGGCGCGGGTGTTTGCCGCTGTCGGGCAGGACGGTTTCTGGCGCGCTCTGGTAGACACCTTGCGCTTGCTGGTGCCGCTGGATAACGCGTTGGTAGCGCTGATGAAACCCGGCCAGGCGCCGCAACTGTTGATTGATTTCGACAGCAAGGGCCGCGCCGACGAACAGGAGGAACTGGCGGATTACACCGCAGGGATGTACCTGCTCGACCCGTTTTATCAAGCCGCCTCGACCGGCATCAACGACGGTTTGCACAGCCTGGCCTCGGTGGCGCCGGATCAGTTCCTGCACAGCGAGTATTACCAGAGTTATTTTCGTTCGGTGGTGGGCGAGGACGAGTTGCAGTTCATGATCAACGTCGAAGGCGGCGTGCTCGGTTTGTCACTGGGCCGATCGACGACGTTCGAATCGGCGGAGCAGGGGCGACTGCTGTGCGTGCGCGATTGGGTGCTGGCAGCGATGCGTCGGCATGTGCAGTTGTTGCCGCCGCAAGGTCCGGTCGCTGAAGCTGTGGCTGGAGATCTGGCGACGTTGCTTGATCGTTTCGATGTGCGGCTGACGGTGCGCGAGGTCGACACGGCGCGGCTGATTCTGCAGGGCTTCTCCAGCAAGGCGATGGCTCAGCAGATGGGGATTTCGCCGGAAACCGTCAAAGTCCATCGGCGCAATCTCTATCACAAGCTCAACGTGAACGGGCATGGCGAGTTGTTTGCGCTGGTGCTGAGACCCTTGTGA
- a CDS encoding polyamine ABC transporter substrate-binding protein, with the protein MRRHRGYINLGLLACLGVTSAANAVDAPSVHVYNWYDYIGPNTLHDFQRDSGIAPVYDTFDSAEVLEGKLMTSRSGYDVVVASNFSLPTLIKAGALAPLPRDQLPGWKNLDNDLLSKLANNDPGNQYAVPYLWGTNGIGYNVDKVRAALGDKAPVDSWDLVFNEENLAKLGQCGVAMLDSPSEMLPVALHYLGLPPNSTNAEDYKKAEALLLKLRPHIAYFNSSKFISDLSNGNICVAVGWSGAMLEAKTNAEQAHNGVKIAYSLPKEGAPVWFDTLVLLKDAPNRAQGLAFIDYLLRPEVIAPVSDHLSYPNGNRAATPLVAEATRDNPAVYPSAAAMATLYTLEPLPKATERVRTRVWSKVKNGQ; encoded by the coding sequence ATGCGTCGTCATCGTGGCTATATCAACTTGGGCCTGCTCGCCTGTCTGGGCGTGACATCCGCCGCCAATGCAGTCGATGCGCCGAGCGTGCATGTCTACAACTGGTACGACTACATCGGCCCGAACACGCTGCACGATTTTCAGCGTGACAGTGGTATTGCGCCGGTGTACGACACCTTCGACAGTGCCGAGGTGCTTGAAGGCAAACTGATGACCAGCCGCAGCGGTTACGACGTGGTGGTGGCGAGTAACTTCAGCCTGCCAACGCTGATCAAGGCGGGCGCCCTCGCCCCGCTGCCGCGCGATCAATTGCCGGGCTGGAAGAACCTCGACAACGATCTGCTGAGCAAACTGGCCAACAACGATCCCGGCAATCAATACGCGGTGCCCTACCTGTGGGGCACCAACGGCATCGGTTACAACGTCGACAAGGTCCGGGCTGCGTTGGGCGACAAGGCGCCGGTGGATTCCTGGGATCTGGTGTTCAACGAAGAGAACCTCGCCAAGCTCGGTCAGTGCGGCGTGGCGATGCTCGATTCGCCGTCGGAAATGCTCCCGGTTGCCCTGCACTACCTGGGGCTGCCACCGAACAGCACGAATGCCGAAGACTATAAAAAAGCCGAGGCACTGCTGCTGAAGCTGCGTCCGCACATTGCCTATTTCAATTCGTCGAAATTCATCAGCGACCTGTCCAACGGCAACATCTGCGTGGCGGTCGGCTGGTCGGGGGCGATGCTTGAAGCCAAGACCAATGCCGAGCAAGCCCACAACGGCGTGAAGATCGCCTACAGCCTGCCGAAGGAAGGCGCGCCGGTGTGGTTCGACACGCTGGTGCTGCTCAAGGATGCGCCGAATCGGGCTCAGGGTCTGGCGTTCATCGATTACCTGTTGCGCCCCGAGGTGATCGCCCCGGTCAGTGATCATCTGTCGTATCCGAACGGCAATCGCGCAGCCACGCCGCTGGTGGCTGAGGCGACCCGGGACAACCCGGCGGTTTATCCATCGGCCGCCGCAATGGCCACGCTGTACACCCTTGAGCCGTTGCCCAAAGCCACCGAGCGCGTGCGTACGCGGGTGTGGAGCAAGGTCAAGAACGGCCAATAA